The genomic stretch AATGTTAACCCTTACTGGAAAGATATAAAAACCCAAATGAGACtcatttacattaaaaataatgatctTTGAAATAATAGTGAATAAAATGACCTCTAGTGAAATTAGCAGAACAATTAATGCTATAGCTTGAAAACACCACGCTAACCTGAATGGGCtatgttttaaaaacattaccACACAACTCAATTCTTCTCATCCCTATTACCACTATTTCACGATAGATACTCAGCTCAACTCAAAAACCTAGAAACTAGCTACTCAACTAGACTCAACACCTCACACACATTCCTTAAATTAGAAAATTGCAATTCCTGGTACAAATTACAGTTGGTTGTCAGTCCTGGTGAAATTGTCTGTGGTCCTGGTGATGAAACCAGTCGGCAGATCAGGTTATTGAATGAAATCTTCTTCAGAAAGCACACCAGCGGCCCTTTGCGGTGTCAGAGGACCCACAGCTTCCCCGGTCACTGTGGTGTTTGTCTGACATTGAATCAGCACCGGGTCCAAGCTCACGCTCAAATAATTTACTGATCCACTAGTCGCTCAAGCATGCTGCCCCACAATGTCCTTTAATATTGTTAAACTAATCTACTagttatatttttcttttcttaattaagctaactttttttaattgcctCACTGAATTATTTCCAGTCCACTTCCTTGGGAACTGACTTGTTTGAATCTCTTATCTTTACACAGGGACTACACTTTCTTCTAGTGTCGTCATTACTTCTCTGTTATTGCTCACTAAGTTCCCCTGCAGATAAATCACAGTCACGCAGGGCAGTAAAAATCTAATGAACCTTCAAAGACCTCAGTTTCAACTTTTCTTTCAGCGAGGACCTTGGCTGCTTTAGCCTGCATCCCACCATTCATGTTTCCTTAAGCGAAGCTTCCCAGCCATCCGGGAGCTCAGTGGACTCCTCCACCgctcagaggaggagaggaggtcgtggaggaggaggggaggactCTCTGAGCTCGCTGCCCTACGAGGTGCTGTGCCACATGGCCCGTTTCCTGGACAGTCTGTCCCTGTCCCAGCTGGCTCTGGTGTCCCAGCTGATGAGGCAGGtgagctcctctctgctgcaggagagagggatggtCACCCTCCGCTGGGAGAAGAAGACCTACTCACACGGAGGAGCCAAATGGAGGGTGAAGCACACGGTGAGATAAGAACCAGTGTGTCTGTCAGGGTCATTTAGGATATTTACCGACACTGAATTTAAACATTATAATCTTCATGACGTTTggatttattgcaggactgTTGGATTTGACTGCATTAGTTTGAGTTATGTGTACCTAATGAAGTGGAAACTGATTAAAATAAGTAATTAAAACTAGTTCCTCAGTGAGCTAAATTAGTTAAATTCTGCTTACAATTGATCCAAAATCTAATGATCTCAcctaactaataataataatgaactaccttttacttttgatattcAAGCACATCTGAAAATACTGTAGCCATTTTACATTAGTAATAAACACGAGTACTTCCTCTGTAGAGACCTCAAGTTTTATAAcagctaaatatttaaaataaaattaatacaTACTGTCCTTCACTGCCTTGactaacatttaatatttaattgaatCCAATTCCAACCCTATTTTAGGAGGATATTGAgtgtaaatgaaaatataggACTGAATATTCAGATCTCTCTTGCCATTCTCTTCTCTCTGACTTCAGGTTTGGCAGTTCAGCACTTTGTTCTCTCCTGTGGACGATTGGTGCTTCCAAAACGTCCCGTCCATGTCGGAGCACCTGAAGGTGTGTCCCTGCTATGAGAGAGAGTCCCGGACGGAGAAGATTCACCTGCCGCACGTCGGAGGAGAAACGGCCCAGACCAAGACAAGCTGTGAAGGTCCCACTCTTACCGCGTTCCAGAAGAAGAGGATCGTGATGTAGTGTTTGCTGCTTTGATCTGTTTCTATAACACGTGCAGTTAGTTGCATGTTgcctcatttaaaaatgaaggagaaaaataagaaaaacctGTGTGATCTAAATACTTTAGAGAATTAAGAACAAATCAGGACCATCGACACATTTGAAATGCTGTCCCTGATTGTCATTGTAGACACTGAATATAACTCTTTGGAATAacacaacatgaataaatacttgAGCGGTTGTACGTAGCCGAACAGCTGAAATGAACCATAACCATATTAATTAATCCGTGTTGCAGATAAAATgcacaaagacaatgaaatgcAAATTATTTCATAGATAAACGTAGTTTAGGCAGAATGTTGCCGTTGTGTGATTCTTCTATTTTTAAGACATTTTCTAAATTGTGTTTCACCTTTACTTCACTGACATGAGAAGTTACAAGCAAACACTATAAATTACAGTGGTCCTCAGTTCCTTGAACAACTGCTCAGCTTGGAGTACATTTTGAGATCGGGCTTCTCTAGCGGCCGTTGCTGGTGTTGTGTGTGCTAGGGAGGACGTCTGCCCGGAGCAGTCTGTAAAACAACACCACGTTCATGATGGAGATGAGACTCAGGCCGACTGTCCCCATCGTCAGGGCGTAGCGAGGTACACGTTCAGTGTGAGCTGCCAGCCAGCGGGTCATCCAAGCCAGCGTGCAGACACGAAACACCAATAACCTGCAGGCCGAGGAATAAAATCTGTGAGAAACTCTGCAAATATCTTTTTGTTACCAATATGACATCACTAATTGCTTTTTAGAGGTGCTTAAAGGCAgattttgttattgttggaCAGTTCATATTGAACTGATAGATATAATATCCACCTTCTATAAATCTTGAGGATTATTCCTTTAAACCTTTTCACGATAGCAGTTTATTAGGAAAGACTTAAtctaacattcatttaaatgctcTGTATATCAGCATATGACAGGCCATCCATTTAACCTGATTTCTAAGATTCTTCACACGCTCACATATGAACACTTTCTGGTCCAAAAGGTAGTTTTGCTGTTGTGAAACCTCCAGAGGAGAATCACAGCGCCACGTACGTTCCCAGGCTGAGCGCGCTGGTCACGCTGTAGGTCACAGAGGGTCGAGGAGGGGCTTTGACGTCCGTCCCGGGCATGTTCCTCCGCCCTGACAGCAGGAGGAGCTGCCTGATGTGAAGGAAAACTGAGTTGATCTCAACCAGCAAAGACACCACAGCGTAGCCCACATAGAGGCGGGACGTCACAGACAAACTGAAGCAGGAAAGCACCTGAGAGAGGAATCAgaggttaacacacacacacacacacaagcagaagCATGCAGCACAACTCAATTCACACTCACTAAAGAAATCACAcgttaaaatgaatgaaaaggagatcATTGATAATTAACATCCCATACACTAAAAACCCTACTGTGGTAGCACTTTATAAGGTTTAGAGtattacataatacatatattaatgtCAATAATCAATCCATCATTATACATCCTTAAAAAAAGTTAGAAGGACAAGTTGCAAAAAGTCAATTGGTTTTCCTCTGTAATTGAAAATATTGTGACATGGTAAATATTTTAAAGACGGTTGAAGGAGGATATATACGGAAAGGTATTGTTCAAATCTGGCAAACATAacgcctatatatatatatatatatatatatcttatgaGAACTCAACAGAAGGAGACCTTGAACTATGAGTACATGTTATACTACCTCTCTGGTTAAATCAGCAACTTAAAAGAGCCACACATTGAGACTCATTAGCTCAGCTATCAGCCAACACACAGTCTTCTATTTTATTATCTTGTGACCTCAAGTCTCTGAGCGGTTTTCCTGCTGCAGGTGAATCAGGTTGTGTGCAATTTCCTGCACTGACCTCATCATTACAACACAAAGATATATGTAAAGCATGGACAAAAGTCGACCGCACAAATACTTTGTACGCAGATAATATATTACACCCAGGTGGTATCTTAGTTTTCTGTTTATCCTTCTTCATATTTAACTATATGTGTAATCAATTCATTTTATCACTAGATTATCTGAACTTGGGAGCAATGGATAAGGAGAAGGGTGTGAGCTGTACCGGTGTGTTGTATCGTCTCCATCTTTCCACGGTCAAGCTTTCTAAAATGTATCCGAATATAGATCCTCTGTGTAATAGTCGTTGGGTATTTCCTGCCTTCTTCGGGTACATATTCTGTCACAAAATTGGACCTTAATATTTTATACTTTGTTTGAAATCACACGTGGTAAAACCTGACCGTGAAGAGCAGAATCAGCAAACTACTATAGGTAGTATTTTATATACAATAATGTGCATGTATGAGCTCAGCAGACTTCATCTTAAGAAATCACATATaaatagacaaaaacacaagcatCCAGGGGGACACTAAAAACTGATGAATTTGATTGTGTGTTATTTAATTGCAGTGTGTGGAGCTCTCTCAGCCACTATGCTAAacacatgtaaaacacacacacacacacacacacacacacacacacacacacacagaaggtgTAACGTTTATTACCAAAGAGTGGTGGAGGAGCACCTCCCGGGAGCGTTTGAATGACTGGTTCAAAGCCACGTCCAAGAAGTCATGGATAAAATAACCTAGAGGAGGAAGTACATGAATGATGTAGCACATGTGCATTGATACACAAAACATCGTTCACTGTTGATTACGGCTTGTTCAGCCCTTTTATTAAATCTTGCAGAAAGGACATTTTGATGGgtgacatttttttcatttccccacttttcttttttattgtcagTAAACTGGTGCGTTCAGTATCTGATTTCCAAGTGAGGTAAATTAACTTTTACTCGATTAAATCCAGGAACAGATTGTTGCATGACTTGGACGTCGCTGTTGTTGTGAATTCAAACTGTACATTAAGTTTTCACGCAGTTGATTTATTTCAAGCCTGACGGCTGCTGATGTGTAAGCTGGTGCATGTGTTGTGAGCGAGGTCGTCacctgtagacacagctacaagACTGTGGGAGAGCAAGGACTGAGAGGAGATCAGGTCCTCCACCATGTGAGGCTGAATGTAGAAACTGCACGGTgagcgagaggaagagaaaccagagatattaaaacagatgaTAGCCCGAGCCCTGATCACTGTGTCTCTACTCACCATACGACGGCCCACGCTCCTGTCAGCGAGCTGTGAGCTAATGAAGTGCTGATATTCCTCCACTTCCAGGATTTATTGCGTGCCAGTTCTGGTGTTGGAAGGAATCGGATGACGGTGTTCAGCAGTTTGAAACAGCACGCAGAGCCTCCAACAACCAGGAGTGTTGACTTTAAATCCATCACTCTATTTTTACCAGAGAACCTTCACTTTAAAGCTCACGTGCTCCTTCCTCTGACCAGGGCACATTTCAGGTCAGATACACTTTGAGGAATGAGAGAAACTAACTGCTGAAGTCTCTTCAACACAACCATTGCCCTTTAACATAAACCCTCACCTGAACTGACAAACTGATTACTGACAACAGGTTAAAGGTCACAGCGACATGATAACACGACACTATGGTACGATTCCGCTCCTTACAGTTTCATCATTATTCTGCTTTGTAATCTCATTTTATTAATCATTTCTATCATAtgtattgaatgtgttataactgtTCATCTACACGTGACATCTAATGCACGTCTGTCATtcgaggagagggatcctcctctgttgctctcctcaaggtttcttccttttttttctccccttttcaaGTTTTTTggggaagtttttcctgaaccgagGATGTcttatatgtacagattgtaaagccctctgaggcaaatttgtcattttgtgatttacaaaatgaattgaattgaataaatgaatattaaaaataaaatgtccatcaTTGAAAATTGCTGAATTGCACTGTTCCTAATTGATTGTATTGGGTTAATTGGACTTATTTCACCATCAACTGCTATAAGGATAATAAAGAGATTCTGATCATCAGAAGTTTTCCAATTCAACATTGTCTCTATTTTCCCCATAGTTAGTACAAATACTAGCATCCAGTTCAGGTAGCTCACAGCTGTCTATTTATCAAgacaattaaaatgaacaatTGGACATGTGAAATAAAGTATTACTCAAGTACTTTACAGTTTTGACTTTAGAGGCTACTTTATTTGAGTTTATACTTCTTCACTACCATTCagaaggaaatattgtacttttccctccactacatttatctgacaactTTAGTTACCTTGCAGATTCAGATACTAATAGACTATAAAATATAATGAACATATAATTGATGTTGAATTGATCTCTGTGAGAAAGTTCACAAGCTACTCAGcttataaaataatttaaataagtTTGACTTTTACCTGCAACACTAAAGTTATGTTAACATTAATGCGCCAATTATTATAATCCAatgataaaaaatacattattctgaATATGCCCACGTTGTATAGTGagtacttttacatttaaaaacaagtaaaaaaaggctacttcttccaccacagcCCATTCGCCTCCTGCCATGTTTCTAGCGTTTAATAACCGACTGATTTAAAACCCTTGGGCTTTGCAGTGAATCTTGAAGCTTGAAACCATGTGTGAATGATAGTAGGCCTAAATCCGGATTAGTAAATTATGCTTTATCGCCTGTCCATTCAGTGTCGCCTGCTGCTGCCTCGTCAGCCTTTCTCTATACCGCCGTTGTGAAACACAAAGGACCTCCATCTCCTTTCTCTGGAACAAAGACAGGGCTGAACATGACCACTGACATCACCTTTCATTCACCGGAGTCCCAAAAGTAACTTTTTGGTTGATTTTTGCTTGTCTTAACCCCACAGAAACATCCACTTTTTCACATTGTCTCCCAGGATCAAGGGATGAGGATTGGGGATGGACCGGTTGCCGTGGAAACGTGCTTTTATCCCAACATTGAGCTGATTAGCAGAAAACAAACTGGGGACCCTGGCCTGTTGAATAACTTCTCTCACGGAACATCTGACGAGCTTCGGATGTTTCTGGAGGTTTTGTGTACATCTTTGTGGTGTTACAACTGAATCACTGACATGTCTGGGACCAAACCGCGTGAGTAATCTGCCTGAATATTTATAGATTAAACATTTAGGTCGGCCTACTTTATCGATGTTCCACTGAATTTAACAGATGTTTCTTCATTGGGTGTTTTCTGAGTGATCTGTATTTA from Cyclopterus lumpus isolate fCycLum1 chromosome 14, fCycLum1.pri, whole genome shotgun sequence encodes the following:
- the LOC117742850 gene encoding TLC domain-containing protein 2-like, producing the protein MDLKSTLLVVGGSACCFKLLNTVIRFLPTPELARNKSWKWRNISTSLAHSSLTGAWAVVCFYIQPHMVEDLISSQSLLSHSLVAVSTGYFIHDFLDVALNQSFKRSREVLLHHSLVLSCFSLSVTSRLYVGYAVVSLLVEINSVFLHIRQLLLLSGRRNMPGTDVKAPPRPSVTYSVTSALSLGTLLVFRVCTLAWMTRWLAAHTERVPRYALTMGTVGLSLISIMNVVLFYRLLRADVLPSTHNTSNGR